Proteins from one Gimesia maris genomic window:
- a CDS encoding SDR family NAD(P)-dependent oxidoreductase translates to MQNQYQFKDQIVVITGAGNGIGRATAIMMAESGAHVLAGDLNHLPENQATFSRLGITEVKCDVRQEADIQALIDQAVQQYGRIDVLVNNAGIGMVKPIHQVSVEEWDACIDTNLKGTFLGCKHAIRHMLASGGGSIINTASNAGLLPRAHDPVYSISKHAVVALTESLGLCHGKDNIRINCVCPGPVGETGMMNADVSNAADPEALIQSMIRASPIAAANKRMISPQEVASAICYLASNDASMVTGTAIRIDGGKSLGVSPQSN, encoded by the coding sequence ATGCAGAATCAATATCAGTTTAAAGACCAGATCGTGGTGATCACCGGGGCCGGAAATGGAATTGGACGTGCCACCGCCATTATGATGGCAGAATCAGGGGCCCATGTTCTGGCGGGCGACCTGAACCACCTGCCTGAGAATCAGGCGACGTTCTCACGGCTGGGAATCACAGAGGTGAAATGCGATGTACGGCAGGAAGCCGACATTCAGGCATTAATTGACCAGGCAGTCCAGCAATATGGCCGAATCGACGTGCTGGTCAATAACGCAGGTATCGGCATGGTTAAACCGATTCACCAGGTATCGGTAGAAGAGTGGGATGCCTGTATCGACACGAATCTGAAAGGCACGTTTCTCGGGTGCAAGCACGCGATCCGTCACATGCTGGCTAGCGGAGGTGGCTCGATTATCAACACTGCCAGCAACGCAGGGCTGCTGCCCCGCGCCCATGACCCGGTGTATTCGATCAGCAAACATGCCGTTGTTGCATTAACGGAAAGCCTGGGACTCTGTCACGGTAAAGACAATATTCGCATCAACTGCGTCTGTCCGGGACCAGTCGGGGAAACAGGTATGATGAATGCAGACGTTTCCAATGCAGCAGATCCGGAAGCACTGATTCAGTCGATGATCCGTGCCAGCCCGATTGCTGCAGCAAACAAACGCATGATCAGCCCACAGGAAGTCGCCTCTGCCATCTGTTATCTGGCAAGCAACGATGCGTCAATGGTAACGGGAACCGCAATTCGCATTGATGGTGGCAAGTCGCTGGGTGTCTCCCCGCAATCAAACTGA
- a CDS encoding PilZ domain-containing protein, with protein sequence MNMVLEALSVTEDSEQTLKEAKSVTETHSISFSRCRQQSGLTRKKRKSVSGRTWNSVLNKVRAAANTEQFSENESKEITTPIVDSRSFDRRASPRHASDAIVLALNKDDHRPANSGFHPGQKGYAINVSQNGISFASRSAFQLRDELQLTVEDQALNFTLNVAATVVRSTSLDQEFWRIDCKLQSPLSNEQVAHLKEYAPSCYVG encoded by the coding sequence ATGAATATGGTACTTGAGGCACTGTCAGTAACCGAAGATTCCGAGCAGACCCTGAAAGAAGCTAAAAGCGTTACTGAAACTCATTCGATTTCCTTCAGCAGGTGTCGTCAGCAGTCAGGGCTCACCCGGAAAAAACGTAAATCTGTTTCAGGTCGAACCTGGAATTCCGTTCTGAACAAGGTACGAGCTGCAGCTAATACTGAGCAATTCTCCGAAAACGAATCCAAAGAAATCACAACTCCCATTGTGGACTCCCGGTCTTTTGATCGTCGTGCTTCACCAAGGCATGCCAGTGATGCTATTGTTCTGGCGCTCAATAAAGATGATCATCGACCTGCCAACTCAGGTTTTCATCCGGGGCAAAAGGGATATGCGATCAATGTCAGTCAGAATGGAATTTCTTTTGCTTCTCGTTCTGCATTTCAACTGCGTGATGAGTTGCAGTTGACCGTAGAAGACCAGGCTCTCAACTTTACGTTGAATGTAGCCGCGACAGTAGTACGCTCAACCTCGCTGGATCAGGAATTCTGGCGCATTGACTGCAAACTGCAAAGTCCACTTTCTAATGAGCAGGTGGCTCACTTAAAAGAATATGCTCCTTCCTGTTACGTGGGGTAA
- a CDS encoding 3-hydroxyacyl-ACP dehydratase FabZ family protein: MRFSLVDQILEMEKGKSITAVKNLSLSEEYLQDHFPGFAVMPGVLMVESIVQAGAWLMRYTNDFQYSTILLKQTKAIRFNSFVTPGKQLRVSLSIQKWEDNLCTLKASSQVEGEAAVSGRIVLEQFNLGDKNPSMTETDSARIQDLQTQFRQLWNPSRQTAS; this comes from the coding sequence ATGCGTTTTTCGCTCGTCGATCAAATTTTAGAAATGGAGAAAGGCAAGTCGATTACGGCTGTTAAAAACCTTTCTCTTTCAGAAGAATATCTTCAGGACCATTTTCCGGGCTTCGCCGTGATGCCGGGAGTGTTAATGGTAGAATCGATCGTTCAGGCCGGCGCCTGGCTGATGCGGTATACCAACGATTTTCAATACAGCACCATTCTGCTGAAGCAGACCAAAGCGATTCGCTTCAACAGTTTTGTCACACCTGGTAAACAGTTGCGTGTCTCCCTGAGTATTCAGAAATGGGAAGACAACCTGTGCACATTAAAAGCTTCCAGCCAGGTGGAAGGGGAAGCCGCAGTCAGTGGTCGGATTGTTCTGGAACAGTTTAACCTGGGCGATAAGAACCCATCGATGACAGAAACTGATTCTGCACGGATTCAAGATCTGCAAACTCAGTTTCGACAGCTCTGGAATCCCAGCAGACAGACCGCATCCTGA
- the fabG gene encoding 3-oxoacyl-[acyl-carrier-protein] reductase: MKLEGRVALVTGGSRGIGKAVVQALAREGAKVAFVYRSSAEAAEQIVKDLADENCEAFAIQADVASKADADAVVEQVMEKWEKIDILVNNAGIIRDGLLATMSAEDWQAVIDTNLTSVFNFCQAVTRPMMSKRYGRIINMSSVAAHFGNSGQTNYAASKGGIIGFTRCLATELAKRGVTVNAVAPGFIETDMTVDVRNAAGDQIKKHIPSRRLGLPEDISNAVLFFATEESSYVTGQTLAVDGGLTLGGI; the protein is encoded by the coding sequence ATGAAACTGGAAGGAAGAGTAGCGTTGGTAACCGGTGGCAGCCGCGGTATTGGAAAAGCCGTTGTGCAAGCCCTGGCCCGTGAAGGGGCAAAGGTTGCCTTTGTGTATCGTTCCAGTGCGGAAGCCGCAGAACAGATCGTCAAAGATCTCGCCGATGAAAACTGCGAAGCGTTTGCCATCCAGGCAGACGTCGCCAGTAAAGCAGATGCAGATGCGGTCGTGGAACAGGTCATGGAAAAGTGGGAAAAAATTGACATTCTGGTCAACAACGCCGGCATTATCCGGGATGGTCTGCTGGCAACCATGTCCGCCGAAGACTGGCAGGCTGTGATCGACACCAACCTCACCAGCGTATTCAACTTCTGCCAGGCGGTCACTCGACCGATGATGTCGAAACGTTACGGTCGCATTATCAATATGTCCAGTGTGGCTGCTCACTTCGGAAATTCCGGTCAGACGAACTACGCTGCCAGTAAAGGGGGCATTATTGGTTTCACTCGCTGCCTGGCAACCGAACTGGCCAAGCGCGGTGTGACCGTCAATGCGGTTGCTCCGGGATTTATCGAAACCGACATGACCGTCGATGTGCGGAATGCTGCGGGCGACCAGATCAAAAAGCACATTCCCTCACGACGTCTGGGACTTCCTGAAGATATTTCCAATGCAGTATTATTCTTTGCCACCGAAGAGTCTTCCTATGTCACTGGCCAGACACTGGCTGTGGACGGCGGGTTAACTTTAGGTGGAATTTAA
- a CDS encoding acyl carrier protein, translating to MPTRDEIFDSVRETLVDALGLDDDEVVPEATLMGDLGAESIDFLDIAFRLEKAFDIKIPRGELFPENIASSDSGFVKDGQFTEAGIAELRTKMPHADIDSFADDPKVENMQDLFTVDMLVNFLEARLA from the coding sequence ATGCCAACTAGAGATGAAATCTTCGATTCCGTGCGTGAAACACTGGTTGATGCACTCGGACTGGATGATGATGAAGTAGTACCAGAAGCCACCCTGATGGGCGACCTCGGTGCCGAATCGATCGACTTCCTCGATATCGCGTTCCGTCTGGAAAAAGCGTTCGATATCAAAATTCCCCGTGGTGAACTGTTTCCGGAAAATATCGCTTCATCCGATTCAGGTTTTGTCAAAGACGGTCAATTCACAGAAGCGGGTATCGCAGAACTCCGCACCAAGATGCCACACGCAGACATTGATTCCTTTGCAGACGATCCTAAAGTCGAAAACATGCAGGATCTGTTTACCGTTGACATGCTGGTTAACTTCCTCGAAGCACGTCTGGCTTAA
- a CDS encoding 3-hydroxyacyl-ACP dehydratase FabZ family protein — translation MRWFWIDRFIEFESGSYAKSVKNVTLAEEHLHDHFPGFPVMPGSLMIEGLAQTGGILLGEINDFEHIVILAKVPQMTFHSWACPGDQLIYTAKITNAGEEGGAVDVTAMVGDRLVAEGSIIFVHLDQSDSEFGAIDQKNFVFSMNLLGILDVGKAGTGEDQP, via the coding sequence ATGCGATGGTTCTGGATTGATCGCTTTATTGAATTTGAAAGCGGTTCTTATGCCAAAAGTGTGAAAAATGTGACACTGGCAGAAGAGCATCTGCACGACCACTTCCCTGGTTTTCCTGTCATGCCTGGTTCTCTGATGATTGAGGGACTGGCACAGACTGGCGGCATCCTGCTGGGTGAGATCAACGATTTTGAACACATTGTCATTCTGGCCAAAGTACCCCAGATGACGTTTCACAGTTGGGCCTGTCCCGGTGACCAGTTGATCTATACCGCGAAAATCACCAATGCGGGTGAAGAAGGAGGCGCTGTCGATGTGACAGCCATGGTGGGAGACCGCCTGGTCGCGGAAGGAAGTATTATTTTTGTCCACCTCGATCAGAGTGATTCGGAATTTGGAGCCATCGACCAGAAAAACTTTGTTTTTTCGATGAATCTGCTGGGAATCCTCGATGTCGGCAAAGCCGGTACCGGTGAAGATCAGCCGTGA
- the fabF gene encoding beta-ketoacyl-ACP synthase II: MNRRVVITGIGAITPLGKTVEDTWKALQESKCGISNITHFDASNFPTRFAAEVHDFHLEDYVDNLDRFEHSGRNIRYAIGAATQAVKDSGILDDDFDPATFGVYLGAGEGQQDFYTFMKIIAQAQNDGEVDLEKFTKVGLEQLNPRFELEQEPNMAAGHLASLFNAQGPNLNCLTACAASSQAIGEASELIRRGDVDIMLSGGAHSMIHPFGVTGFSLLTALSTHNENPAKSSRPFDRNRDGFVLGEGAGMMILEDLERAQKRGAKIYGELVGYGSTADAYRVTDIHPEGRGAIKCIQMAMSHAKINQDEIHYINAHGTSTAVNDRVETRAIKGALGDAAYKTPVSSIKSMMGHLIAAAGSVEAITCLMAIRDNVVPPTINYETPDPDCDLDYIPNEARQKNVTTTLSNSFGFGGQNIALIFSEFKG; encoded by the coding sequence ATGAATCGCCGCGTTGTGATCACTGGAATTGGCGCTATCACCCCCCTGGGAAAAACCGTGGAAGATACCTGGAAAGCACTCCAGGAATCCAAATGCGGCATTTCCAATATTACTCATTTCGATGCTTCAAATTTTCCGACACGCTTTGCCGCAGAAGTCCATGACTTCCACCTGGAAGATTATGTTGATAATCTGGATCGCTTTGAGCATTCGGGGCGGAACATCCGCTACGCCATTGGGGCAGCGACTCAGGCTGTTAAAGATTCCGGGATTCTGGATGATGACTTCGATCCGGCCACATTTGGCGTCTACCTGGGAGCCGGCGAAGGACAGCAGGACTTCTACACTTTTATGAAGATCATTGCCCAGGCCCAGAACGATGGTGAAGTCGATCTGGAAAAATTCACCAAAGTCGGATTGGAACAGCTCAACCCGCGGTTCGAACTGGAACAGGAACCCAATATGGCTGCGGGCCATCTGGCCAGCCTGTTCAATGCACAAGGTCCCAACCTGAACTGCCTGACGGCCTGTGCCGCTTCCAGCCAGGCGATTGGCGAAGCATCAGAACTGATCCGTCGCGGTGACGTCGACATCATGCTCTCCGGTGGAGCACACAGCATGATCCATCCTTTCGGTGTGACTGGCTTCAGTCTGTTGACAGCGCTTTCGACACATAATGAAAATCCCGCTAAGTCTTCCCGTCCCTTTGATCGGAACCGCGATGGATTTGTGCTCGGCGAAGGTGCAGGCATGATGATTCTGGAAGACCTGGAGCGAGCTCAGAAGCGTGGTGCAAAAATTTATGGGGAACTGGTAGGTTACGGTTCCACAGCAGACGCTTATCGCGTGACCGACATTCATCCTGAAGGGCGCGGCGCCATCAAGTGCATTCAAATGGCTATGAGCCACGCTAAGATCAATCAAGACGAAATTCATTATATCAACGCCCACGGAACCAGTACTGCGGTCAACGATCGTGTGGAAACAAGAGCCATCAAAGGCGCCCTGGGTGACGCCGCCTATAAGACTCCTGTCTCCAGCATTAAAAGTATGATGGGGCACCTGATTGCTGCAGCCGGTAGCGTGGAAGCCATCACCTGCCTCATGGCAATTCGTGATAATGTCGTTCCTCCAACGATCAATTACGAAACGCCCGATCCTGATTGTGACCTGGACTACATTCCGAATGAAGCACGCCAGAAAAATGTGACAACGACGCTTTCCAACAGTTTTGGATTTGGCGGACAGAACATTGCGCTGATCTTCTCGGAATTCAAAGGCTAA
- a CDS encoding alpha/beta hydrolase, with amino-acid sequence MSWLLWCVLIAITVEIIIQYCIMRAAYPVLFAPMPDRFNLIGTLSQLPENDDRIQIRNVKFPTMDGLTLHGFIATPTNTLPKGVILFCHPFKSTGRIALFQCQGLLNAGFAVFAFDFRNHGESDTDPRYQSIHWLSQYELNDTRSAIQYLRTQPELSVLPLGMLGMSRGAGTALAVAAKDPEIQFVACEGAFLNEELFLDHAIRWGERFLPPLFIQIVPTSEVIRAFRIMIWYSQRRQGCRYINLKPRVKGLKNRNLLFFTGEKDQSVVPRMTQLIVKRIPDAHITVCSLPGAIHNAGRFAQLEKFDSTLIDFFSRMVESSSPVKELEFSKRMTAPVDPLSSKRSA; translated from the coding sequence GTGAGTTGGTTGCTTTGGTGCGTCCTGATCGCAATAACAGTCGAGATTATAATCCAGTACTGCATCATGCGCGCTGCTTACCCGGTGCTGTTTGCGCCGATGCCCGATCGGTTCAATCTGATCGGCACACTATCTCAACTTCCGGAAAACGACGATCGCATTCAGATCAGAAATGTGAAGTTCCCCACCATGGATGGCCTGACTCTTCATGGATTCATCGCCACCCCCACAAACACTCTCCCGAAAGGTGTGATTCTCTTCTGTCATCCTTTTAAGTCCACAGGAAGAATTGCACTCTTCCAGTGTCAAGGATTACTGAACGCCGGCTTTGCTGTCTTTGCATTTGACTTTCGCAACCATGGTGAAAGTGATACCGACCCCCGCTACCAGTCAATACACTGGCTTTCACAGTATGAACTCAATGATACCAGATCAGCCATTCAATATCTGCGAACTCAACCAGAACTTTCGGTGTTGCCACTGGGTATGCTGGGCATGAGCCGCGGGGCGGGAACTGCACTTGCGGTTGCTGCAAAAGATCCTGAAATCCAGTTCGTTGCCTGTGAAGGTGCCTTTCTGAATGAAGAACTCTTTCTGGATCATGCCATTCGCTGGGGAGAGCGTTTCCTGCCTCCCCTGTTTATTCAAATCGTACCTACGTCAGAAGTCATCCGCGCATTTCGGATCATGATCTGGTATTCACAACGTCGTCAGGGATGTCGCTATATCAATCTGAAACCACGCGTCAAAGGTTTGAAGAATCGAAACCTGTTGTTTTTCACAGGCGAGAAAGACCAGAGTGTCGTCCCCCGGATGACTCAATTGATTGTGAAGCGGATCCCTGATGCCCACATCACTGTCTGCTCTTTACCAGGAGCCATTCACAATGCAGGCCGCTTCGCTCAACTGGAAAAATTTGACTCGACGTTGATCGACTTTTTTTCACGAATGGTCGAATCCAGCTCCCCGGTAAAAGAACTCGAATTCTCAAAACGGATGACTGCTCCTGTTGATCCTCTTTCCAGTAAACGGTCCGCCTGA
- a CDS encoding response regulator encodes MVIARSQAPYQLLIADDDSGFRAVLKEVLAPYFRLFEAESGEEAVELVEQISVDIVLLDMHMDILTGLEAVRLMKQINAMLPCILITADATEELRQDASEAKAYEVLSKPVKRQELVTTVSHALVDTYHDPDVTTWLGN; translated from the coding sequence ATGGTTATTGCCAGATCACAGGCTCCGTATCAGCTACTGATTGCCGATGATGATTCCGGGTTTCGCGCGGTGCTCAAGGAAGTACTGGCCCCTTATTTCAGACTGTTCGAGGCTGAATCGGGCGAGGAAGCCGTTGAACTGGTGGAGCAAATCTCTGTCGATATCGTCCTGCTGGACATGCACATGGACATTCTTACCGGTCTGGAAGCCGTACGCCTGATGAAACAGATCAATGCGATGCTTCCCTGCATTTTGATTACCGCAGATGCGACTGAAGAATTACGACAGGATGCTTCCGAAGCCAAAGCCTACGAAGTTCTTTCTAAGCCTGTCAAACGTCAGGAATTAGTAACCACGGTCTCTCATGCGCTGGTTGACACCTACCATGACCCTGATGTAACGACCTGGCTGGGAAATTAG
- a CDS encoding metallophosphoesterase family protein, with protein MPFVPTRFIHASNLRLDHQAQGVGAVSNESQAILEDCTLETFSHLIDACREHEIDFLLLSGNSFIADDFSIRARIALIEGFQKLASDQIQVFIVPGQHDPLSAWDLQYTWPANITFLSPQDRDVIDILRDGETIATLQILGSAHRKSSLPLKLNQRNQLFNKQDERALSIGLIAANLPTDHSDITGDTTQAIPLSLSDEYLPAEWQSDEANEVSVDYLALCKGTQSHTFEMHPGVAHHPGTAQGLNFGEHEQNGVTLVTVGTEAQLEQRTLRLATVRWQVLELDLQPELSRAQLIQHMQQSLLSQIRGNYEKLWMVRWLFQGSGELFDSLRSFKHQSSLSNELALTVKDRLPVGIEQSFYLQSENRELRGTNSTLSQLFQTQLDRFKTETELPLNQLLAQASHLDQSWVHRLNSVTEQLNDQQIFNAALHNGQTWLDVSSDEEVHV; from the coding sequence ATGCCATTTGTACCAACGCGGTTTATCCATGCCAGTAATCTAAGACTGGACCATCAGGCGCAAGGGGTCGGCGCAGTTTCCAATGAGTCACAGGCCATCCTCGAAGATTGCACGCTCGAAACGTTTTCCCATCTGATCGATGCCTGCCGGGAACATGAAATTGATTTTCTACTCCTGAGCGGCAACTCCTTTATTGCAGATGACTTCAGCATACGTGCCCGTATAGCATTAATCGAAGGCTTTCAAAAACTGGCTTCCGATCAGATTCAGGTTTTCATCGTACCGGGACAACACGATCCTCTCAGCGCCTGGGACCTGCAGTACACCTGGCCTGCCAACATCACATTCCTCTCCCCCCAGGATCGTGATGTCATCGATATTCTGCGTGATGGCGAAACTATTGCCACACTGCAGATTCTGGGATCGGCTCATCGTAAATCTTCATTGCCTCTGAAACTGAATCAGCGCAATCAGCTGTTTAATAAACAGGATGAACGTGCTCTCTCCATCGGATTGATCGCAGCAAACCTGCCAACAGATCACTCTGATATTACGGGCGATACCACTCAGGCGATTCCGCTTTCTCTGTCGGATGAATATTTGCCAGCCGAATGGCAATCAGATGAAGCCAATGAAGTTTCAGTCGATTATCTGGCGCTCTGTAAAGGCACGCAGAGTCATACGTTCGAAATGCATCCCGGTGTCGCCCATCATCCGGGAACAGCACAGGGACTCAATTTCGGTGAGCACGAACAAAACGGAGTCACCCTGGTCACTGTGGGCACAGAAGCGCAGCTGGAGCAGCGGACACTGCGACTGGCGACAGTCCGCTGGCAGGTACTGGAACTGGACCTGCAACCGGAACTCTCCCGCGCTCAACTGATTCAACACATGCAGCAATCACTCCTGTCTCAAATCAGAGGCAACTACGAAAAACTGTGGATGGTACGCTGGCTGTTCCAGGGATCGGGTGAACTGTTCGATTCACTTCGAAGCTTCAAACATCAGAGCAGTCTCAGTAATGAACTGGCACTGACCGTGAAAGACCGACTGCCGGTCGGCATTGAACAATCGTTTTACCTGCAGTCAGAAAACAGAGAGCTTCGCGGGACCAATTCCACTTTGTCTCAGTTGTTTCAAACTCAACTGGATCGGTTCAAGACGGAGACAGAACTCCCACTGAATCAGTTACTCGCACAAGCCTCTCACCTGGATCAAAGCTGGGTACACCGCCTGAATTCGGTCACCGAACAGTTGAACGATCAGCAGATCTTCAACGCAGCCCTCCACAATGGACAAACATGGCTCGATGTTTCATCGGATGAGGAAGTACACGTATGA